The sequence below is a genomic window from Streptomyces sp. B21-105.
ACGACGATGACGCAGACCGGCATGGTCATGGGCACCCCGCAGTACCTCTCCCCGGAGCAGGCGCTCGGCAAGGCCGTCGACCACCGCTCCGACCTGTACGCGACGGGCTGTCTGCTGTACGAACTGCTCGCGCTGCGGCCCCCCTTCACCGGTGAGACGCCGCTCTCGGTCGTCTACCAGCACGTCCAGGACATTCCGGTGCCGCCGTCGCAGACCTCGGGCGGCGAGTGCCCGCCGGAACTCGACGGGCTCGTCATGCGGTCCCTGGCGAAGGACCCCGACGACCGTTTCCAGACGGCGGAGGAGATGCGCGGTCTCGTCCAGTACGGGTTGCAGATGCTGTACGACCAGGGCGGGCACACCGGCACCTGGAACACCGGGCCCGTGGGCGTCGTCGACGGCCGGGGCACGCCCTCCGGCGGTTTCGCGAGCACCACCGTGCTGCCGCACGGCGCGGACGGCTCCCACACCTCGCAGATCCCGCAGCCGATTCTGCCCGCCGGCTACGGCGGCGGTGACGACGGCGGCTTCGAGGGCCACGGCAACAAGGGCAGCGGCCGCGGCAAGCTGTGGATCCTCGCCGTCTTCGCGGTGATCGCCATCGCCGCGGGCGTCGCGCTGGCACTGAACACCAAGGGCGACGGCGCCAAGGACGGCGGGACCAGCACGTCACCCTCGGTCTCGCCGACCGCCTCGGACGCCTCCCCGAGCGCGGAGCCGAGCGCCGAGGAGACCGACACGTCCACGGGCGACAGCACGGACGACGGCACCGGATCCAACGACAACCAGAACTACTCGCCGTCGTACAAGCCGTCGAGCACGCCGTCCTCCTCGCCGTCCCCGTCCGCCAGCGACGAACCGACGGACGACGAGACGGCCACCGAGCCGTCGGACAAGCCGACCGACACGGACCCCGAGCCGAGTGCCCCGGCCTCGCCGGACCCGACGGGGGGCGCGGACCAGGGCACCACCACCCTCGGCGGCGCAGGCCTCGGCAACTGAGCGCCCCGGGCCTCGCCACGCGCGCGTGGCGGCTTCGGGGCGGGGCCGGTCAGCCGGTGAACGCGTCGCGGACGGCGTCGTACTGCCGTGTCCACCAGACGGCCAGCGCGGAGGCCGCGGGGAACTGCGGGTCCGCGCGCGTGTCGCCGCGCTCGTAGTGCCAGCGCAGCATCCAGAAGTCGTTGAGGCGCTCCCACCACACGCGGTGTACGGCCGCCGCGAGTTCGCGGGGTCCGGCGTAGGCCGCGCGCCGGTACGCGCGTGCGTACGCCTTCGCCTTCGGCAGGTCGAGTGTGCCGTCGGGCCGGACGAAGAAGATCGCGGCGGCGCGGACGGCTTCCTCCGCGCGGGGCTGCACGCCGAGCCGGTCCCAGTCGACGATGGCGGCGGGGGCGTCCCCGCGGTAGAGCAGGTTGAAGGGGTGGAAGTCCCCGTGCACCCAGCCGACCGGCCCGGTGTGCTGCGGCGGACGCCGGTCCGCGTGGCGTTCCAGCAGCGTACGGCGCTCCAGGAGGCGGTGGCGGGCGAGCTCGTCGAAGGCGTCGGCGGGGCGACGGCGACGTACGCGCGCGAGGAGGTCGTCGATGAGGACGAAAGTGTCGGCGGGGTCCGCGCTCGGCTGGGCGGATGCCCGCGGCGCGCGCGCCGGAGCGCGTTGCGCGGTGCGGTCACTGCGCTCCGGCTCGCGCGCCGTGCGCATCACCTGCTCCAGACTGGAGTGCACCACCCCCAGCAGTGTCCCCAGACGGCCGCACTGGCCCGCGGTGAGCTGGGCGCCGTGGCGGTGCCGGCCCTCTACCCAGGGGTGGAGGGCGTAGACGCGGCCGCCGACGACGGCGACCGTGCGTCCGTCGTGGGCGGGCAGCGGGGGAGCCACCGGGACCCCGAGGTCGGCCAGCCGCTCGGTGGCCCGGTGCTGACGAGCGACGGAGACGGGGTCGGCGGTGTCGGGGTCGAAGTGGTGCTTGAGGAAGTACCGGCCGTGGGTGGTGCGCAGCCGGTATCCGCGGTTGAGCAGCCCTTCGTCAACGGGTTCGCAGGCGAGCGCCGTACCGGCGGCGTACCGGTGGAGCAGAGCGCTCAAAGGGGGCGCGTGAAGCATGGACGGTGGTACACAGGAGCGCGGCACGCGCCTGATGCTAGGGCACGAGACGAGGGCCGTGAGCTGGGCGTTGTCACAGAAAGTCACATGACGGCACCTGAGGTCAACAGGTGTCACAGGTGATCGCCGGCGGTCGCTCCGCGGCGGCCGCGAGGGGCGTCCGGATGGCGTCCCGGTGGTGTTCAGTCGGTGTTCAGGCGGAGCTCGCGAGGCACCTCGGGGAGCGTTTCGAGGGATGCTCGGCGGTGCCCGCAAGCGCGCGGCGGAGCCCGTACCCCCACCCGGTCTCAGATACTGACTCTTCCCGTGGCCTGGGTGGGCGGGTTAACGTGCCGTTGCTCCGGCCTCCTGCAAGGCTGTGACCAGGCTCCTTCCCGACTTTGCCGATTTACTTGGAAATCCAAGCAAAAACGCAGGTCAGGAGGGGTTTCACAACTATGTGGAGCACTGGGTAACGTGATGACTGCAGGGCGCTCGCCGGGGCACCTGTCACGCCTGTTCCGGCCGAGCGGCACCCACCCCGTGCACGGGTGCCGGAACCAGGTGAGCCGCTCCCCCAGGCTCCTGAAGAGCCGGGGGACCCCCAGCCACCCGGCAACCCCGGGGGCCGGAAACGACGGAGGAGCACACGTGACCGTGGAGAGCACTGCCGCGCGTAAGCCGCGACGCAGCGCCGGAAGCAAGGCCGGCGACACCGGCACCGGGCGCACCACCCGCGCCGGCGCCAGGAAGAGCGCCGAGCCCGAGCTCGTGCAGCTGCTGACGCCGGAGGGCAAGCGGGTCAAGAACGCGAAGAACGCCGAGTTCGCCCAGTACGTCGCCGGCGTCACCCCCGAAGACCTCCGAGGCCTGTACCGCGACATGGTGCTCACCCGCCGCTTCGACGCCGAGGCCACCTCCCTGCAGCGGCAGGGCGAGCTCGGCCTGTGGGCCTCCCTGCTCGGCCAGGAGGCCGCCCAGATCGGCTCCGGCCGGGCCCTGCGCGACGACGACTACGTCTTCCCGACCTACCGCGAGCACGGTGTCGCCTGGTGCCGCGGCGTCGACCCGACGAACCTGCTCGGCATGTTCCGCGGCGTGAACAACGGCGGCTGGGACCCCAACAGCAACAACTTCCACCTGTACACGATCGTCATCGGCTCCCAGACGCTGCACGCGACCGGGTACGCGATGGGCGTCGCCAAGGACGGCGCGGACAGCGCGGTGATCGCCTACTTCGGCGACGGCGCCTCCAGCCAGGGCGACGTGGCGGAGTCCTTCACCTTCTCCGCCGTCTACAACGCGCCGGTCGTGTTCTTCTGCCAGAACAACCAGTGGGCGATCTCCGAGCCCACCGAGAAGCAGACCCGCGTCCCGCTCTACCAGCGCGCACAGGGTTACGGCTTCCCGGGCGTCCGGGTCGACGGCAACGACGTCCTCGCCTGCCTCGCGGTCACCAGGTGGGCGCTGGAGCGGGCCCGCAACGGCGAGGGGCCCACCCTCGTCGAGGCGTACACGTACCGCATGGGCGCGCACACCACCTCCGACGACCCCACCAAGTACCGGGCCGACGAGGAGCGCGAGTCCTGGGAGGCGAAGGACCCGATCCTGCGCCTGCGCCGCCACCTCGAGGCGTCAAACCACACGGACGAGGGATTCTTCGCGGAACTCGAGGCGGAGAGCGAGGCGTTGGGAAGGCGAGTGCGCGAAGCGGTCCGCGCCATGCCGGACCCGGACCACTTCGCCATCTTCGAGAACGTGTACGCGGACGGACATGCCCTCGTCGACGAGGAGCGCGCCCAGTTCGCCGCGTACCAGGAGTCGTTCGCGACGGAGTCCGACAGCGGCTTCGCCGCGGGTACGGGGGGAAACTGACATGGCGGACAGCGTGACCACCAAGAACCTGGCCCTGGCCAAGGCGATCAACGAGTCGCTGCGCCGCGCCCTCGAGACGGACCCCAAGGTCCTCGTCATGGGCGAGGACGTCGGCAAGCTCGGCGGCGTCTTCCGCGTCACGGACGGCCTGCAGAAGGACTTCGGCGAGAGCCGCGTCATCGACACCCCGCTCGCCGAGTCGGGCATCGTCGGCACCGCGATCGGCATGGCCCTGCGCGGCTACCGCCCGGTCGTGGAGATCCAGTTCGACGGCTTCGTCTTCCCGGCCTACGACCAGATCGTCACCCAGCTCGCGAAGATGCACGCGCGCTCGCTGGGCAAGGTCAAGATGCCGGTCGTCGTCCGCATCCCCTACGGCGGCGGCATCGGCGCGGTCGAGCACCACTCGGAGTCCCCCGAGGCGCTCTTCGCGCACGTGTCGGGCCTGAAGATCGTCTCCCCGTCCAACGCCTCCGACGCGTACTGGATGATGCAGCAGGCCATCCAGAGCGACGACCCGGTGATCTTCTTCGAGCCGAAGCGGCGCTACTGGGACAAGGGCGAGGTCAACACCGAGTCGATCCCCGGCCCACTGCACAAGGCCAAGGTCGTCCGCGAGGGCACCGACCTGACGCTGGTCGCCTACGGCCCGATGGTGAAGCTCTGTCAGGAGGTCGCCGCCGCGGCCGCCGAGGAGGGCAAGAACCTGGAGGTCCTGGACCTGCGCTCGGTCTCCCCGCTGGACTTCGACTCGATCCAGACGTCGGTGGAGAAGACCCGCCGCCTGGTCGTGGTCCACGAGGCGCCGGTGTTCTTCGGATCGGGCGCGGAGATCGCCGCCCGGATCACGGAGCGCTGCTTCTACCACCTGGAGGCGCCGGTCCTGCGGGTCGGCGGCTATCACGCCCCGTACCCGCCGGCGCGCCTGGAGGAGGAGTACCTGCCTGGCCTGGACCGGGTGCTCGACGCCGTCGACCGTGCCCTGGCGTACTGAGGAGAGGGTCGTGACGACGATGACGGAAGCGTCCGTACGCGAGTTCAAGATGCCCGACGTGGGCGAGGGGCTCACCGAGGCCGAGATCCTCAAGTGGTACGTCCAGCCCGGCGACACGGTGACGGACGGGCAGGTGGTGTGCGAGGTCGAGACGGCCAAGGCCGCCGTCGAGCTGCCCATCCCCTACGACGGGGTGGTGCGCGAGCTGCGCTTCCCCGAGGGCGCCACGGTCGACGTGGGCATGTCGATCATCGCGGTCGACGTGGCGGGCGGGGCGGGTGGCGCCGGAGCGCTCGCCGCCCCCGCTGCGGCGCCCGTCGCCGCCTCGGTCGCCGAGGCGCCGGCGCAGGCCGCCACGCAGACGCCGGCGGCGCCGGAGAAGCAGCCCGAGGCGCAGCCGACGCCGAAGCCGGCCGGGACGGGCCGGCAACCCGTGCTCGTCGGGTACGGCGTGGCGGCGTCCTCCACCAAGCGCCGTCCGCGCAAGGGCCCGGAGATCACCGTCGCGCGGGTTCCGGCGACGCTCCAGGCCGAGCTGAACGGCCATGGCGCGACGCCGGCCGTGAAGGAGCGGCCGCTGGCCAAGCCGCCGGTCCGCAAGCTCGCCAAGGACCTGGGCGTCGACCTCGCCACGGTGACGCCGTCCGGCCCGGACGGCGTCATCACCCGCGAGGACGTCCACGCGGCGGCGGCCCCGACGGCTCCCACGGCCCCGGCCGCACCGGCGGCCGAGCCCGCGCCGCCGCAGACCCAGGCCCCGGTCACCGCCACTGCCACCGCGCCGACGGCAGCGCCCGCTCCCTCGTACGACCCGGCTCGGGAGACCCGGGTCCCGGTCAAGGGCGTCCGCAAGGCGACGGCGGCGGCGATGGTCGGCTCGGCGTTCACCGCGCCGCACGTCACGGAGTTCGTGACGATCGACGTGACGCGCACGCTGAAGCTCGTCGAGGAGCTCAAGCAGGACAAGGACCTGCACGGCCTCCGGGTCAACCCGCTCCTCCTCGTCGCCAAGGCCCTGCTGGTCGCGATCAAGCGCAACCCGGAGATCAACGCCTCGTGGGACGAGGCGGCGCAGGAGATCGTGGTCAAGCACTACGTCAACCTGGGCATCGCGGCCGCCACACCGCGGGGCCTGCTGGTCCCGAACATCAAGGACGCCCACGCCAAGACCCTGCCGCAGCTGGCCGAGGCGCTGGGCGACCTGGTGTCGACGGCACGGGAGGGCAAGACCTCCCCCGCCGCCATGCAGGGCGGCACGGTGACCATCACCAACGTCGGCGTCTTCGGCGTCGACACCGGCACGCCGATCCTGAACCCAGGCGAGTCCGCGATCCTCGCGGTCGGCGCGATCAAGCTCCAGCCGTGGGTCCACAAGGGCAAGGTGAAGCCCCGCCAGGTCACGACGCTGGCGCTCAGCTTCGACCACCGCCTGGTCGACGGCGAGCTGGGCTCCAAGGTGCTGGCCGATCTGGCGGCGATCCTGGAGCAGCCGAAGAAACTGATCACCTGGGGCTGAGCGGTCGGCCCGACGCGAGAAACCGCGCTCCGGACACCCGGGGCGCGGCTCCTCGCACGACCAGCCCTGATGAAACGGGCAGGCGTGCCGACATCGGGCACGGCCGGAACTGCCGCCTTCAGGCGTGACGGCCGGAGGTGCCGCCTTCAGGCGTGATGGCCGGAGGTGCTGTCCTCAGGCCGGCACGTGCACCGTTTCCACGCGGCTGGCCACCAGCCGTTCCCGCTCCCGCCGGTGCGCCCGCCCGCGCAGCCGCAGGATCTGGCTGACGCCGAGGGCCTGAAGCACGAAGACGAAGGAGAAGGCGATCCGGTAGTCGTCGCCGGTCGCGTCCAGCAGCACGCCGATCGCGAAGAGCGTCGTCATCGAGGCCACGAAACCGCCCATGTTCGTGATGCCGGACGCGGTGCCCTGCCGCTCGGGCGGGTTCGCGGGGCGGGCGAAGTCGAAGCCGAGCATGGATGCGGGGCCGCACGCGCCGAGCACCGCGCACAACACGACGAGCAGCCACATCGGCGCCCGGCCGCCCGGGTAGGCGAGCGTGCTCGCCCACATCAGCGCCGTCGCGCCCACCGTGCCCAGGGCCAGCGGCAGTCGCGCCCCGTGATGACGGGCCACGATCTGCCCGTACACCAGGCCGACGACCATGTTGGACAGGACCACCAGGGTGAGGAGTTCACCGGCCGTCGCCCGGGACAGCCCCTGCGCCTGGACCAGGAACGGCAGGCCCCACAGCAGCAGGAACACCATCGCCGGGAACTGGGTGGTGAAGTGCACCCACAGGCCCAGCCGGGTGCCCGGCTCGCGCCAGGACGCGGCGATCTGACGGCGCACGTACGCGGTGCCCCGGTGCGGGAACGGCTCGGGTTCGTGGCCTTCGGGGTGGTCCTTCAGGAAGAGCACGAGAAGCACCAGGACCACCACACCAGCCAGCGCACTGCCCGCGAAGGCCGTCGTCCAGCCGACGCCGTGCAGGAGGCGGGCCAGCACCAGCGTGGAGACGAGGTTGCCCGCCATCCCCACCAGGCCGGCGAGCTGCGCGACCATCGGGCCGCGGCGCGCCGGGAACCACCTGCTGCCCAGCCGCAGCACGCTGATGAACGTCATCGCGTCCCCGCAGCCGAGCAGCGCGCGAGAGGCGAGGGCGGTGCCGTAGGACGGGGAGAAGGCGAAGCCGAGCTGACCGGCCGTGAACAGCACGGTGCCGATGGCCAGCACCTTCTTCGTGCCGAGCCGGTCGACCAGCAGGCCCACCGGTATCTGCATGCCCGCGTACACGAGGAGCTGGAGGATCGAGAAGGTGGACAGGGCCGAGGCGTTCACCTGGAAGCGGTCGGCGGCGTCGAGGCCGGCCACCCCCAGCGACGTACGGAAGATGACGGCGACGAAGTAGACCGAGACACCGATCCCCCAGACGGCCATCGCGCTCCGTCCACCCGGGGGTGTCCCCTCTGGGGGAGTGTCACCCGGAAGAGTGGAGTTCGGGCCGCGGGCCGCGCCGCTCACCGGACCTCCCCGCGGGCCAGGTGGGAGAACCAGCCGATGTGCCGGTGGACGACGGCGACGGCCGCGTCGGCGTCGCCGGAGCGCAGCGCCCGGAGCAGTTCCTCGTGCTCGGTGAGGGACTTGGCTATCCGGTCCGGGTGCGAGTGCAGGACGGCGACGCCCATGCGCAGCTGGCGGTCGCGGAGCTGGTCGTACAGCCGCGACAGGATCTCGTTGCCGCCGCTGCGGACGATCTCGGCGTGGAAACAGCGGTCCGTCACGGCGGCCGCGGCCAGGTCGCCCTCCGACGTCTGCTCCCGCTGCCTCTCGAGCAGTTCCTCCAGGCGCTCGATCAGTCCGGCCGGCGCGGGCACCGCCTTGCGCGCCGCGTGCTCCTCCACCAGCAGCCGGGTCTCCACCACGTCCGCGATCTCCTGCGCGGAGACCGGAAGGACCAGGGCCCCCTTCTTGGGGTAGAGCTTGATCAGCCCCTCCACCTCCAGACGCAGCAGCGCCTCGCGCACCGGGGTGCGTGAGACGCCCACGGCCTCGGCCAGCTCTCCTTCGGTGAGCAGCGCGCCGCCCTGGTAACGGCGGTTCAGGACACCCTGCTTGACGTGGGCGTACACGCGGTCTGCGGCGGGCGGCTGCTTGACGGGAGCAGGGAGGGGAGCAGGGACGGGAAGGGAGGCGGGAGGGGCGGCGGACTGCATGCCCACAGCTTAGATACAACACGTACGCAACGGGGGGCGGGTCCAGAATGCGGACCCGCGCACGCGGTCCGGCGGGCGTCGTCATCGGGTCCGGGTAAGGAATGGATCAAGTAATCGGAAATTCCGCCCGGCAGGCGCACAACTTTGTGTGCTACTTACGTGTCACACATGTGCGGCCCACCTCTTTCCCCTTTGAACTTGGCCGCATCGCAGGGGCATTCGACGTAATCGGGGTATTTCAGTTGATAACCGCTATCAAGGGCATCCGAGTCCGCAGGGCCGCAGCCGTTGCCGTCACCGCCGGCGCAGTGCTCGCGACCGGAGCCCTCACCGCGGCACCCGCGCAGGCTGTCGCCACGCCCACGATCGCCGCCAAGACCGGCTTCGTGATGAACAACGCGAACGGTGCGGCGCTCTACAACAAGGGCATGGACACCAAGCTGTCCACCGGCTCCACCACGAAGATCATGACGGCCAACGTCGTGCTGTCGCAGCCCAACCTGAACCTGGACGCCAAGGTCACCATCCAGAAGGCGTACAGCGACTACATCGTCGCGAACACGGCGTCTTCCGCCCGCCTGATCGTGGGCGACAAGGTGACCGTCCGTCAGCTGCTCTACGGGCTGATGCTGCCGTCCGGCTGTGACGCCGCGTACGCGCTGGCCGACAAGTTCGGCACGGGCACGACGCGCGACGCCCGCGTGAAGAACTTCATCGCCAAGATGAACAGCAAGGCGAAGACGCTCGGCATGACGAGGACGCACTTCGACTCCTTCGACGGTATCGGCCGCGGGGCGAACTACTCGACCGCCAAGGACCTGACGAAGCTCGCCAGCAACTCGCTGAAGAACGCGAACTTCCGCGCGGTCGTCAAGACCAAGTCGTACACCGCCAAGACGGTCACCAAGACCGGCTCGGTCCGCACCATGGGGGCCTGGACGAACACGAACACGCTGCTGAGCAGCTACAGCGGTGCCATCGGCGTGAAGACGGGCTCCGGCCCGGAGGCGAAGTACTGCCTCGTCTTCGCCGCCACCCGGGGCGGCAAGACCGTCGTGGGCACGGTGCTGGCCTCCACCAACGCGTCGGTGCGCGCCACCGACGCGACGAAGCTGCTGAACTACGGCTTCGCCCGACTGGGCTGACCCCCGGCCGACCGCTGAACGTTCGCGACGGGCCCGCCGTGATCCACACGGCGGGCCCGTCGCGTTGTCCGCTTCTTCGGGGCCTGCCCCCTGAACTACTTGGTGATCGCGAAGTTCCGCAGGATCGCCGCGGTCAGCTCGGGCTCCCCCTCCGCCTTCACCCGGTCCGCGACCGCGTCCGCCGTGACCCGGCCGCAGGCCAGGCGGACGAACGTCTCCCAGTCGAGGGTGAACGCCGCGGCGGGGCCGAGCGCCGGCGCCGTCTCCAGGGTGCCGCGGCCCTGGATGTCGACGCGGATGGTGCGCAGGAACTCGATCGGGCCGTGCACGTCGAAGACGACCGCGGAACTGCGCGGGGCGTCGGCCTTCTCGGCGACGACCGCCGGCAGTTCGGCCAGCAGCGCGTCGCGGGCGATGTGCGCGCCGGGCGAGTCGAGGTTGCCGGGCCGGCCGAGGGCAGTGCGCAGATCCTGCTCGTGCACCCAGACGTTGAACGCGTGGAGCCGCATCGACTCCTCGAGCGTGAGCTCGGTGCCGAGGGGGCCGCGGACCGTCGTGTGGGGCTGGCGGGTCTCGTTGCGCAGCTGCCGGTTGCGGCGGATGACCGTGTACTCCAGCTCGGACGTCATCTCCGGCGCCGTGTGGTGACGGCGGACGTCGACCTGCATCTCCATGTAGCGCTGAAGGTCGTTGGTGACGTGGAACAGGTCGCGCGGGAGGGTGTGGATGGGTCGCGGGTCGCCGTACATCTCGCAGTCCAGCCCGATGACGTGCGACACGATGTCGCGGACCGACCAGCCCGGGCACGGCGTCCGGCGGTTCCAGTCCGCTTCCACCAGAGGCTGCACCAGCTCGGATATCGCTTCGATGGAGTGGGTCCAGGCGTCGGCGTAGGGCTGGAGGGTGGGATGCAGACTCACGGAAACGGGACCCCTCGGCGGTCGGTACTCGGGTGGGCTGTGGCGGCGTTGCCAGCGGGAGGTGGCGGCTGTCGGCAGGTGTCGGCGGGTCTCTACGAAACGTTAAGTTACGCTGCTGTGAGGCACCCCGGCAGTGCTTTCGTGTGACGATCGTAGGCCCGTGTGGACTACTCGAATGCC
It includes:
- a CDS encoding D-alanyl-D-alanine carboxypeptidase family protein, with the protein product MITAIKGIRVRRAAAVAVTAGAVLATGALTAAPAQAVATPTIAAKTGFVMNNANGAALYNKGMDTKLSTGSTTKIMTANVVLSQPNLNLDAKVTIQKAYSDYIVANTASSARLIVGDKVTVRQLLYGLMLPSGCDAAYALADKFGTGTTRDARVKNFIAKMNSKAKTLGMTRTHFDSFDGIGRGANYSTAKDLTKLASNSLKNANFRAVVKTKSYTAKTVTKTGSVRTMGAWTNTNTLLSSYSGAIGVKTGSGPEAKYCLVFAATRGGKTVVGTVLASTNASVRATDATKLLNYGFARLG
- the pdhA gene encoding pyruvate dehydrogenase (acetyl-transferring) E1 component subunit alpha, with translation MTVESTAARKPRRSAGSKAGDTGTGRTTRAGARKSAEPELVQLLTPEGKRVKNAKNAEFAQYVAGVTPEDLRGLYRDMVLTRRFDAEATSLQRQGELGLWASLLGQEAAQIGSGRALRDDDYVFPTYREHGVAWCRGVDPTNLLGMFRGVNNGGWDPNSNNFHLYTIVIGSQTLHATGYAMGVAKDGADSAVIAYFGDGASSQGDVAESFTFSAVYNAPVVFFCQNNQWAISEPTEKQTRVPLYQRAQGYGFPGVRVDGNDVLACLAVTRWALERARNGEGPTLVEAYTYRMGAHTTSDDPTKYRADEERESWEAKDPILRLRRHLEASNHTDEGFFAELEAESEALGRRVREAVRAMPDPDHFAIFENVYADGHALVDEERAQFAAYQESFATESDSGFAAGTGGN
- a CDS encoding dihydrolipoamide acetyltransferase family protein, with product MTTMTEASVREFKMPDVGEGLTEAEILKWYVQPGDTVTDGQVVCEVETAKAAVELPIPYDGVVRELRFPEGATVDVGMSIIAVDVAGGAGGAGALAAPAAAPVAASVAEAPAQAATQTPAAPEKQPEAQPTPKPAGTGRQPVLVGYGVAASSTKRRPRKGPEITVARVPATLQAELNGHGATPAVKERPLAKPPVRKLAKDLGVDLATVTPSGPDGVITREDVHAAAAPTAPTAPAAPAAEPAPPQTQAPVTATATAPTAAPAPSYDPARETRVPVKGVRKATAAAMVGSAFTAPHVTEFVTIDVTRTLKLVEELKQDKDLHGLRVNPLLLVAKALLVAIKRNPEINASWDEAAQEIVVKHYVNLGIAAATPRGLLVPNIKDAHAKTLPQLAEALGDLVSTAREGKTSPAAMQGGTVTITNVGVFGVDTGTPILNPGESAILAVGAIKLQPWVHKGKVKPRQVTTLALSFDHRLVDGELGSKVLADLAAILEQPKKLITWG
- a CDS encoding GntR family transcriptional regulator — encoded protein: MQSAAPPASLPVPAPLPAPVKQPPAADRVYAHVKQGVLNRRYQGGALLTEGELAEAVGVSRTPVREALLRLEVEGLIKLYPKKGALVLPVSAQEIADVVETRLLVEEHAARKAVPAPAGLIERLEELLERQREQTSEGDLAAAAVTDRCFHAEIVRSGGNEILSRLYDQLRDRQLRMGVAVLHSHPDRIAKSLTEHEELLRALRSGDADAAVAVVHRHIGWFSHLARGEVR
- a CDS encoding phosphotransferase — translated: MLHAPPLSALLHRYAAGTALACEPVDEGLLNRGYRLRTTHGRYFLKHHFDPDTADPVSVARQHRATERLADLGVPVAPPLPAHDGRTVAVVGGRVYALHPWVEGRHRHGAQLTAGQCGRLGTLLGVVHSSLEQVMRTAREPERSDRTAQRAPARAPRASAQPSADPADTFVLIDDLLARVRRRRPADAFDELARHRLLERRTLLERHADRRPPQHTGPVGWVHGDFHPFNLLYRGDAPAAIVDWDRLGVQPRAEEAVRAAAIFFVRPDGTLDLPKAKAYARAYRRAAYAGPRELAAAVHRVWWERLNDFWMLRWHYERGDTRADPQFPAASALAVWWTRQYDAVRDAFTG
- a CDS encoding maleylpyruvate isomerase family mycothiol-dependent enzyme, producing the protein MSLHPTLQPYADAWTHSIEAISELVQPLVEADWNRRTPCPGWSVRDIVSHVIGLDCEMYGDPRPIHTLPRDLFHVTNDLQRYMEMQVDVRRHHTAPEMTSELEYTVIRRNRQLRNETRQPHTTVRGPLGTELTLEESMRLHAFNVWVHEQDLRTALGRPGNLDSPGAHIARDALLAELPAVVAEKADAPRSSAVVFDVHGPIEFLRTIRVDIQGRGTLETAPALGPAAAFTLDWETFVRLACGRVTADAVADRVKAEGEPELTAAILRNFAITK
- a CDS encoding alpha-ketoacid dehydrogenase subunit beta, which encodes MADSVTTKNLALAKAINESLRRALETDPKVLVMGEDVGKLGGVFRVTDGLQKDFGESRVIDTPLAESGIVGTAIGMALRGYRPVVEIQFDGFVFPAYDQIVTQLAKMHARSLGKVKMPVVVRIPYGGGIGAVEHHSESPEALFAHVSGLKIVSPSNASDAYWMMQQAIQSDDPVIFFEPKRRYWDKGEVNTESIPGPLHKAKVVREGTDLTLVAYGPMVKLCQEVAAAAAEEGKNLEVLDLRSVSPLDFDSIQTSVEKTRRLVVVHEAPVFFGSGAEIAARITERCFYHLEAPVLRVGGYHAPYPPARLEEEYLPGLDRVLDAVDRALAY
- a CDS encoding protein kinase domain-containing protein, which gives rise to MAQQRAQGPSDPEATGGGMSDAPENWGNGGLVGDGRYRLTRRLGRGGMAEVFAAEDVRLGRTVAVKLLRADLAEDPVSKARFTREAQSVAGLNHHAIVAVYDSGEDFVGGQSVPYIVMEIVEGRTIRDLLLNAEAPGPEQALIITSGVLEALAYSHQHGIVHRDIKPANVIITHNGAVKVMDFGIARALHGASTTMTQTGMVMGTPQYLSPEQALGKAVDHRSDLYATGCLLYELLALRPPFTGETPLSVVYQHVQDIPVPPSQTSGGECPPELDGLVMRSLAKDPDDRFQTAEEMRGLVQYGLQMLYDQGGHTGTWNTGPVGVVDGRGTPSGGFASTTVLPHGADGSHTSQIPQPILPAGYGGGDDGGFEGHGNKGSGRGKLWILAVFAVIAIAAGVALALNTKGDGAKDGGTSTSPSVSPTASDASPSAEPSAEETDTSTGDSTDDGTGSNDNQNYSPSYKPSSTPSSSPSPSASDEPTDDETATEPSDKPTDTDPEPSAPASPDPTGGADQGTTTLGGAGLGN
- a CDS encoding MFS transporter, yielding MAVWGIGVSVYFVAVIFRTSLGVAGLDAADRFQVNASALSTFSILQLLVYAGMQIPVGLLVDRLGTKKVLAIGTVLFTAGQLGFAFSPSYGTALASRALLGCGDAMTFISVLRLGSRWFPARRGPMVAQLAGLVGMAGNLVSTLVLARLLHGVGWTTAFAGSALAGVVVLVLLVLFLKDHPEGHEPEPFPHRGTAYVRRQIAASWREPGTRLGLWVHFTTQFPAMVFLLLWGLPFLVQAQGLSRATAGELLTLVVLSNMVVGLVYGQIVARHHGARLPLALGTVGATALMWASTLAYPGGRAPMWLLVVLCAVLGACGPASMLGFDFARPANPPERQGTASGITNMGGFVASMTTLFAIGVLLDATGDDYRIAFSFVFVLQALGVSQILRLRGRAHRRERERLVASRVETVHVPA